From Thioalbus denitrificans, a single genomic window includes:
- a CDS encoding radical SAM/SPASM domain-containing protein gives MPDLGLPNGEVLVATTWECNLRCAYCFVKEQTQAAGARHMSAQTARRVIDALDEGLPHVESICVHLYGGEPLTNIPAMGALVEQARRKAAGRFNFAITTNGSICSDELLELLDRGRFQVILSIDGPAEVHDACRRTAGGRPTHARVLEFLRAVRARTRCRVRGSAVVRSGWSLAEAERYLRSLPVHSIKAQAVRVPRDDPFALSAPERERYFADLEGVADQVIGELEAGRAPRDDRFSNRVLQLLAGRSRERFCGAGETTFGFTPEGTVLPCVLLDDPAHRLGHVAEPPARWVAAGARWRAAGGRRAECASCADAPLCGGGCPAIVPVCGADECEMVHHNCAMARKILAHFSDRPEDLLPLAGIE, from the coding sequence TTGCCTGACCTCGGCCTCCCGAACGGGGAGGTCCTGGTCGCCACCACCTGGGAATGCAACCTGCGCTGCGCCTACTGCTTCGTGAAGGAGCAGACGCAGGCCGCGGGTGCCCGGCACATGTCCGCGCAGACCGCCCGGCGCGTCATCGACGCGCTGGACGAGGGCCTCCCCCACGTGGAGAGCATCTGCGTTCACCTCTACGGCGGCGAGCCGCTCACCAACATTCCGGCCATGGGCGCCCTGGTGGAGCAGGCCCGGCGGAAGGCGGCCGGGCGCTTCAACTTCGCCATCACCACCAACGGCTCCATATGCTCCGACGAGCTGCTGGAGCTGCTGGACCGGGGGCGGTTCCAGGTCATCCTCAGCATCGACGGGCCGGCGGAGGTCCACGACGCCTGCCGGCGCACCGCCGGCGGCCGGCCGACCCATGCCCGGGTGCTGGAATTCCTGCGGGCGGTCCGCGCCCGCACCCGCTGCCGGGTGCGCGGATCGGCCGTGGTCCGCTCCGGCTGGAGCCTGGCGGAGGCCGAGCGTTACCTGCGCAGCCTCCCGGTCCACAGCATCAAGGCCCAGGCGGTGCGGGTGCCCCGGGACGATCCCTTCGCCCTCTCGGCGCCGGAGCGGGAACGCTACTTCGCCGATCTCGAGGGAGTGGCCGACCAGGTCATCGGCGAGCTGGAGGCGGGGCGCGCCCCCCGCGACGACCGCTTCTCCAACCGGGTGCTCCAGCTGCTGGCGGGGCGCTCGCGGGAGCGCTTCTGCGGCGCCGGCGAGACCACCTTCGGCTTCACGCCCGAAGGCACGGTGCTGCCCTGCGTGCTCCTCGACGACCCCGCCCACCGGCTCGGCCACGTGGCGGAACCCCCGGCGCGCTGGGTGGCCGCCGGCGCCCGCTGGCGGGCCGCGGGCGGACGCCGAGCCGAGTGCGCCAGCTGCGCGGATGCGCCGCTGTGCGGCGGCGGCTGTCCCGCCATCGTACCGGTCTGCGGGGCGGACGAGTGCGAAATGGTGCACCACAACTGCGCCATGGCGCGGAAGATCCTCGCCCACTTCAGTGACCGCCCCGAGGACCTGCTGCCGCTGGCGGGCATCGAATGA
- a CDS encoding radical SAM/SPASM domain-containing protein encodes MSRPPPQCRAAPPGFDPAAVEPPPLRERRWPVEALALDVSGRCNLACRYCAEAATQPRRRPAMEREILDRAVAWLGEDARSGGSLRLGSGEPLLAGGLLRGLAGRLAAARRAGAPAPEVFLTTNGTRLDAATREWLVESGWHVKVSLDGPPAIHDRWRVTARGRPTWRQAAAAVRDLAARIPARFSVTAVLCRGAAPAEVFDAIAALGVRRIELVPVGHPDPAVLPDAADVARYRDFVGEYVDRYVADPAEVPELVKVINAARRVMGYDVKRVTCGAGRNFLGVGPDGGLYPCFRFIGVDAYRIGHIAAGVDPVAAARFRQAGGRPYDQREPCRACWAAPLCGGPCFAEAELLGPGGGAPFALHCDYVRADAAGAVALVERLRGRDPERLLDLLSGFIDF; translated from the coding sequence ATGAGCCGGCCCCCGCCCCAGTGCCGGGCCGCCCCGCCCGGCTTCGACCCGGCGGCAGTCGAGCCGCCGCCCCTGCGCGAGCGCCGCTGGCCCGTGGAGGCCCTCGCGCTCGACGTCTCCGGACGCTGCAACCTGGCCTGCCGCTACTGCGCCGAGGCGGCCACCCAGCCCCGGCGGCGTCCCGCCATGGAGCGGGAGATCCTGGACCGCGCCGTCGCCTGGCTGGGGGAAGACGCGCGGAGCGGCGGGAGCCTCCGCCTGGGCAGCGGCGAGCCGCTGCTCGCCGGCGGCCTCCTGCGCGGGCTCGCCGGGCGGCTGGCCGCGGCCCGCCGGGCGGGCGCGCCGGCGCCCGAGGTCTTCCTCACCACCAACGGCACGCGGCTGGATGCCGCCACCCGGGAGTGGCTGGTGGAGAGCGGCTGGCACGTGAAGGTCAGCCTCGACGGGCCGCCCGCCATCCACGACCGCTGGCGCGTCACGGCCCGGGGGCGGCCCACCTGGCGGCAGGCGGCCGCGGCGGTCCGCGACCTGGCCGCGCGCATCCCCGCGCGCTTCAGCGTCACGGCGGTGCTCTGCCGCGGCGCGGCGCCGGCCGAGGTGTTCGACGCCATCGCCGCCCTGGGGGTGCGCCGCATCGAGCTGGTGCCGGTGGGCCACCCCGACCCGGCCGTCCTCCCCGACGCCGCCGACGTGGCCCGCTACCGCGATTTCGTCGGCGAGTACGTGGACCGCTACGTCGCCGACCCGGCCGAAGTTCCCGAGCTGGTGAAGGTGATCAACGCCGCCCGGCGGGTGATGGGCTACGACGTCAAGCGGGTCACCTGCGGGGCGGGCCGCAATTTCCTCGGCGTCGGGCCGGACGGCGGACTCTACCCCTGCTTCCGCTTCATCGGGGTGGACGCCTACCGCATCGGCCACATCGCCGCGGGTGTCGACCCGGTGGCCGCGGCGCGTTTCCGGCAGGCCGGCGGACGGCCCTACGACCAGCGGGAGCCGTGCCGCGCCTGCTGGGCCGCGCCCCTGTGCGGCGGCCCCTGCTTCGCCGAGGCCGAACTGCTCGGACCGGGCGGCGGGGCGCCCTTCGCCCTCCACTGCGACTACGTGCGCGCCGACGCCGCCGGGGCGGTCGCGCTGGTGGAGCGGCTGCGCGGGCGGGATCCGGAGCGTCTGCTGGACCTGCTGTCCGGATTCATCGACTTCTGA
- a CDS encoding B12-binding domain-containing radical SAM protein — protein MAPRVLLVKPPEASRFNFGTFSLAVLAAAVRDIAEVEILDATRLGLAEAAQRIAERTPRWVGITTMALSSLPPAAELVRRLRGAVPDAHLVVGGHGATMLPRIPLEAGAHTVVLGEGEITFRRLLQDERSTDLAGLARLSGGELLQGPAAPQVAPLDALNTPAHDLVPEPEDGVHLLETSRGCPHDCSFCETTRFHGRRWRYHTPARVAAEVRHLVRDLGAWIIEITDDNFAASRRRVLEITRLLRREDLPVFFMLSARADDLLAHPGLLPAMAGARMLRISVGVESLDPGLAVRAGKSLAVGDYARLFGRMRELGMFSVASYIVGLPGETARARRKAVELAVAAGSDAAQFLPLYPFPGLPLPAGNDSYDPDPAAAADAERFTREFYAHPAVIARLTRAASGGGVRALLAGGTLAKHPPPTCSA, from the coding sequence ATGGCGCCCCGCGTCCTCCTGGTGAAGCCGCCGGAAGCCTCGCGCTTCAATTTCGGCACCTTCAGCCTGGCGGTGCTGGCCGCGGCCGTGCGCGACATCGCCGAGGTGGAGATCCTCGACGCCACCCGCCTCGGCCTCGCCGAGGCCGCCCAGCGCATCGCCGAACGCACGCCCCGCTGGGTGGGCATCACCACCATGGCCCTGAGCTCGCTGCCCCCCGCCGCGGAGCTGGTGCGCCGGCTGCGCGGCGCCGTGCCGGATGCGCACCTCGTGGTCGGGGGCCACGGCGCCACCATGCTGCCGCGCATCCCGCTGGAGGCAGGCGCCCACACGGTGGTGCTGGGCGAGGGGGAGATCACCTTCCGGCGGCTGCTGCAGGACGAGCGCTCCACGGACCTGGCCGGGCTGGCCCGGCTGTCGGGCGGCGAGCTGCTGCAGGGCCCCGCGGCGCCGCAGGTGGCGCCCCTCGACGCGCTCAACACCCCGGCCCACGACCTCGTGCCGGAGCCCGAGGACGGCGTGCACCTGCTCGAGACCAGCCGTGGCTGCCCCCACGACTGCAGCTTCTGCGAGACCACCCGCTTCCACGGCCGCCGCTGGCGCTACCACACGCCGGCGCGGGTCGCGGCCGAGGTCCGGCACCTGGTGCGCGACCTCGGCGCCTGGATCATCGAGATCACCGACGACAACTTCGCCGCCAGCCGCCGGCGGGTGCTGGAGATCACCCGGCTGCTCCGCCGGGAGGATCTGCCCGTGTTCTTCATGCTGTCGGCCCGGGCGGACGACCTGCTGGCCCATCCCGGGCTGCTGCCGGCCATGGCCGGGGCGCGCATGCTGCGCATCTCCGTGGGGGTGGAGAGCCTGGACCCGGGCCTCGCGGTGCGGGCCGGAAAGTCCCTCGCCGTCGGGGACTACGCCCGCCTGTTCGGGCGCATGCGCGAGCTGGGGATGTTCTCGGTGGCCTCCTACATCGTCGGGCTGCCCGGCGAGACCGCCCGGGCCCGGCGCAAGGCCGTGGAGCTGGCCGTGGCGGCCGGCTCCGATGCCGCGCAGTTCCTACCCCTCTATCCGTTTCCGGGCCTGCCCCTGCCGGCCGGCAACGACAGCTACGACCCCGATCCCGCGGCGGCCGCCGACGCCGAGCGCTTCACCCGCGAGTTCTACGCCCACCCCGCCGTCATCGCGCGCCTCACCCGCGCCGCCTCCGGCGGGGGTGTCCGCGCCCTGCTCGCCGGCGGGACGCTCGCGAAGCATCCGCCGCCGACCTGTTCCGCGTAA
- a CDS encoding DUF2726 domain-containing protein, giving the protein MIWAILAVVVVVLVLVLVLLAAKPKRADKPDEEFPYEKRDALFTPAERSFLGVLDQAVGERYRIFGKVRVADVVDVWRRLGRSDSSSAWNRIRSKHFDFLLCAWDDLSVACAIELDDRSHQRADRKARDDFLTGVCHAAGLPLVQVQAQRAYTVSELRDRVLGALGQQGSTGAKTAEVVAPPLVAPVGMPVPDESAGGVAESDGDAEEQAPPCPKCGAPMVRRQARSGSNAGRIFWGCSTYPRCRGMVQDAQEPVPDVVAQ; this is encoded by the coding sequence ATGATCTGGGCGATTCTGGCGGTCGTGGTGGTGGTTCTGGTTCTGGTGCTGGTGCTGCTCGCCGCGAAACCGAAGCGGGCGGACAAGCCGGACGAAGAGTTTCCGTATGAGAAAAGGGATGCGCTGTTCACGCCCGCGGAGCGCTCCTTCCTCGGCGTCCTCGACCAGGCAGTGGGGGAGAGGTACCGCATCTTCGGCAAGGTGCGCGTGGCGGACGTAGTGGATGTGTGGCGGCGGTTGGGCAGGAGCGATAGTAGCTCAGCGTGGAACCGGATTAGATCCAAGCACTTCGATTTCCTGCTTTGCGCCTGGGACGATCTCTCGGTCGCCTGCGCCATCGAGCTCGATGACAGGTCCCACCAGCGGGCAGACAGAAAGGCGAGGGATGACTTCCTCACCGGGGTATGCCATGCGGCGGGGCTGCCGCTGGTCCAGGTCCAGGCGCAACGGGCCTACACCGTGTCCGAGCTACGGGACAGGGTGCTCGGGGCGCTTGGGCAGCAGGGTTCGACCGGTGCGAAAACGGCGGAAGTGGTTGCGCCGCCACTGGTGGCGCCTGTGGGAATGCCTGTGCCGGATGAGTCCGCCGGCGGTGTTGCGGAGAGCGATGGCGACGCGGAGGAACAGGCCCCGCCCTGCCCGAAGTGTGGTGCGCCCATGGTGCGGCGGCAGGCGAGGTCGGGAAGCAACGCGGGACGGATATTCTGGGGTTGCAGTACGTACCCGAGGTGTCGGGGTATGGTTCAGGATGCGCAGGAGCCGGTTCCGGATGTGGTGGCGCAGTGA
- a CDS encoding ArsR/SmtB family transcription factor has protein sequence MSNIRNPIEAHAEQFKALSNPHRLALFRRLTTCCPPGTACSAEEAVRLSVGQLGVGLDIAPSTLSHHLKELHRAGLVQMARRGRQVECWVEPDTLEQLAAFFGGPSPQP, from the coding sequence ATGTCGAATATTCGTAATCCAATCGAGGCCCATGCCGAGCAGTTCAAGGCGCTGAGCAATCCCCACCGCCTGGCCCTGTTCCGGCGCCTCACCACCTGCTGCCCGCCCGGCACCGCCTGCAGCGCCGAGGAGGCGGTGCGCTTGAGCGTCGGCCAGCTGGGCGTGGGGCTCGACATCGCCCCCTCCACCCTCTCCCACCACCTCAAGGAGCTCCATCGCGCCGGGCTGGTGCAGATGGCGCGCCGGGGCAGGCAGGTGGAGTGCTGGGTCGAGCCAGACACCCTGGAGCAGCTCGCCGCCTTCTTCGGCGGGCCGTCCCCGCAACCCTGA
- a CDS encoding arsenite methyltransferase: protein MGKENTCCGPSTAATENRTDSSRQDTHRQGVREAYAQVARADSAGEGCGVGASCCGTSDDGAINTLISTRLGYSQADLDRVPSGADMGLGCGNPKAIAALKPGEVVVDLGAGGGFDCFLAAHEVGASGLVIGVDMTPDMLSKARANAEKGRFGNVEFRLGEIEHLPIADGTADVIISNCVINLSPDKPQVFRDAFRVLRPGGRLAISDVVATVELPAEMRGDAALIAGCMGNASLIGELERMLREAGFEGIRIEPKDESKEFIKDWAPGHNVTDYVVSATIEAVKPGGGCCCGGSC, encoded by the coding sequence ATGGGCAAAGAGAACACCTGCTGCGGTCCTTCCACCGCCGCCACCGAGAACCGCACCGACTCCTCCCGCCAGGACACGCACCGGCAGGGCGTGCGCGAGGCCTACGCCCAGGTGGCCCGGGCCGACAGCGCCGGCGAGGGCTGCGGCGTCGGCGCGAGCTGCTGCGGCACCAGCGACGACGGGGCCATCAACACCCTCATCTCCACCCGCCTGGGCTACAGCCAGGCGGATCTCGACCGGGTTCCCTCCGGCGCCGACATGGGCCTCGGCTGCGGCAACCCCAAGGCCATCGCCGCCCTCAAGCCGGGCGAGGTGGTGGTGGACCTGGGCGCCGGCGGCGGCTTCGACTGCTTCCTCGCCGCCCACGAAGTGGGCGCCTCGGGCCTCGTCATCGGCGTAGACATGACCCCGGACATGCTCTCCAAGGCGCGCGCCAACGCGGAGAAGGGGCGGTTCGGGAACGTGGAGTTCCGCCTCGGCGAGATCGAGCACCTGCCCATCGCCGACGGGACCGCCGATGTCATCATCTCCAACTGCGTCATCAACCTCTCGCCCGACAAGCCGCAGGTCTTCCGCGACGCCTTCCGGGTGCTCAGGCCGGGCGGACGGCTGGCCATCTCGGACGTGGTGGCCACCGTGGAGCTGCCCGCGGAGATGCGCGGAGACGCCGCCCTCATCGCCGGCTGCATGGGCAACGCCTCGCTGATCGGGGAGCTGGAGCGGATGCTGCGGGAGGCCGGCTTCGAGGGGATCCGCATAGAGCCAAAGGACGAGTCGAAGGAGTTCATCAAGGACTGGGCGCCGGGGCACAACGTCACCGACTACGTGGTCTCCGCCACCATCGAGGCGGTCAAGCCGGGCGGCGGGTGCTGTTGCGGCGGCAGCTGCTAG
- the bfr gene encoding bacterioferritin encodes MKGDKKVLQLLNKVLALELAAINQYFLHARMYRNWGYEALGRHEYEESIEEMHHADRLIERILLLEGLPQMQSIGKLAIGQRVPDCLAGDLKLELEGRGLYLEAIAHCEKVKDYVSREILEANLKDTEDHIDYLETQLDLIEQMGLQNYLQSAMGAIAS; translated from the coding sequence GTGAAAGGTGACAAAAAGGTCCTGCAGTTGCTGAACAAGGTGCTGGCGCTGGAACTCGCTGCCATCAACCAGTACTTCCTCCATGCCCGCATGTACCGGAACTGGGGCTACGAGGCGCTGGGCCGGCACGAGTACGAGGAGTCCATCGAGGAGATGCACCACGCCGACCGGCTGATCGAGCGCATCCTCCTGCTCGAGGGGCTGCCGCAGATGCAGTCCATCGGCAAGCTCGCCATCGGCCAGAGGGTGCCCGACTGCCTGGCCGGCGATCTCAAGCTCGAGCTGGAAGGCCGCGGGCTCTATCTCGAAGCCATCGCCCACTGCGAGAAGGTGAAGGATTACGTCTCCCGGGAGATCCTCGAGGCGAACCTGAAGGACACAGAGGACCACATCGACTACCTGGAGACCCAGCTCGACCTCATCGAGCAGATGGGGCTGCAGAACTACCTGCAGAGCGCGATGGGCGCGATCGCCTCCTGA
- a CDS encoding DUF2953 domain-containing protein: MLGVWILLALLAGLLALLAVPLELAFSVRRDGVRREGRGSLRWLFGLVRVRLGGPGERVRAGPGRPASRRPRRGGGGARRMLALVQVEGFGSRLLRLARDLFRRIRIQELSLRVRLGLDDPADTGRLWAVVGPLAALPGLRRVAIEPEFAAETFELDGRGRIRIVPLRLLSVLLRFALSPVTLRAVYATRAAAR, translated from the coding sequence GTGCTCGGCGTGTGGATTCTCCTGGCCCTGCTGGCGGGCCTGCTGGCGCTGCTCGCCGTCCCGCTGGAGTTGGCCTTCTCCGTGCGGCGTGACGGGGTCCGCCGGGAGGGCCGCGGCAGTCTCCGCTGGCTGTTCGGCCTGGTGCGCGTGCGCCTGGGCGGGCCCGGGGAGCGGGTCCGCGCCGGGCCCGGGCGTCCCGCGTCCCGCCGACCCCGCCGCGGGGGCGGCGGCGCGCGCCGGATGCTGGCCCTGGTCCAGGTCGAGGGTTTCGGCTCGCGCCTGCTCCGGCTGGCCCGGGACCTGTTCCGGCGCATCCGCATCCAGGAGCTCAGCCTGCGGGTCCGCCTGGGCCTGGACGACCCGGCGGACACCGGCCGGCTGTGGGCGGTCGTGGGCCCGCTGGCCGCGCTGCCGGGCCTGCGCCGGGTCGCCATCGAGCCGGAGTTCGCCGCCGAGACCTTCGAGCTGGACGGCCGCGGCCGCATCCGCATCGTCCCCCTCCGGCTGCTGTCCGTGCTGCTCCGCTTCGCGCTGTCGCCCGTGACCCTGCGCGCGGTCTACGCCACGCGGGCGGCGGCGCGATGA
- a CDS encoding GerW family sporulation protein, giving the protein MEDVEKLLKTAMGEIERMLNTKTVVGEPMTIEGNTLIPLVSVGFGFGAGGGSGSGKMKSGDAGEGAGGGTAGGGGVKPVALIIINGEGVRMEPIKGAATSVLEKVADVIGKSAPGGGGKSGD; this is encoded by the coding sequence ATGGAAGACGTGGAAAAACTCCTCAAGACCGCCATGGGCGAGATTGAGCGCATGCTGAACACCAAGACGGTGGTGGGCGAGCCGATGACCATCGAGGGCAACACCCTCATCCCCCTGGTCAGCGTCGGCTTCGGCTTCGGCGCGGGCGGCGGCAGCGGCAGCGGGAAGATGAAATCCGGCGATGCGGGCGAGGGCGCCGGCGGGGGCACCGCGGGCGGCGGTGGCGTGAAGCCCGTCGCGCTCATCATCATCAACGGCGAGGGCGTGCGCATGGAGCCCATCAAGGGCGCCGCCACCTCGGTGCTGGAGAAGGTGGCCGACGTCATCGGCAAGTCGGCCCCGGGGGGCGGCGGCAAGAGCGGCGACTGA
- a CDS encoding alcohol dehydrogenase family protein, whose product MTSEQPGRMRGVWLTGHGGLDKLEVRDDIPVPRPGRGEVLIRVAAAGVNNTDINTRLAWYSKHEGASEDASWAGEPIRFPRIQGIDVCGRIVEAGEGVGAERVGERVLVEPCLREANGRALERPWYLGSECDGGFAEYVAVAARHAYRIDSELDDVSLASFPCSYSTAENLLRRAHVSPGQRVLVTGASGGVGSAAVQLAAMRGAHVIAATHPDKADRLRALGAERTIGRNDSVVDALGRESIDVVVDLVAGPRFPELLEALRPGGRYAVSGAIGGPLVELDVRTLYLKDLTLHGCTALDPEVFPALVGYIEQGRIVPVVAGTFPLERIAEAQTAFLSKHHVGKLVLTVAGQD is encoded by the coding sequence ATGACAAGCGAACAACCCGGACGCATGCGCGGGGTATGGCTGACCGGCCACGGCGGTCTCGACAAGCTCGAGGTGCGGGACGACATCCCGGTGCCGCGGCCGGGTCGGGGCGAGGTGCTGATCCGGGTGGCCGCCGCGGGCGTCAACAACACCGACATCAACACCCGCCTCGCCTGGTACTCGAAGCACGAGGGCGCCAGCGAGGACGCGAGCTGGGCCGGGGAGCCCATCCGCTTTCCGCGCATCCAGGGCATCGATGTCTGCGGCCGCATCGTCGAGGCCGGGGAAGGGGTCGGCGCGGAGCGCGTCGGCGAGCGGGTGCTGGTGGAGCCCTGCCTCCGGGAAGCCAACGGCCGGGCGCTGGAGCGGCCCTGGTACCTCGGCTCGGAGTGCGACGGGGGCTTCGCCGAGTATGTCGCGGTGGCCGCCCGCCACGCCTACCGGATCGACAGCGAGCTCGACGACGTCTCCCTGGCGTCGTTCCCCTGCTCCTACTCCACCGCCGAGAACCTGCTGCGCCGCGCCCATGTCAGCCCGGGACAGCGGGTCCTGGTCACGGGCGCCTCCGGCGGCGTCGGCTCGGCGGCGGTCCAGCTGGCGGCCATGCGCGGCGCGCACGTCATCGCCGCGACCCACCCCGACAAGGCGGACCGGCTGCGGGCGCTCGGCGCCGAGCGGACCATCGGGCGCAACGACAGCGTTGTCGACGCGCTGGGACGGGAGAGCATCGACGTGGTGGTGGACCTGGTGGCGGGGCCCCGCTTCCCGGAGCTGCTGGAGGCGCTGCGGCCGGGCGGGCGCTACGCGGTGTCGGGCGCCATCGGCGGGCCGCTGGTGGAGCTGGACGTGCGCACCCTCTACCTCAAGGACCTGACCCTGCACGGCTGCACGGCGCTCGATCCCGAGGTGTTTCCCGCCCTGGTGGGCTACATCGAGCAGGGGCGCATCGTCCCGGTCGTCGCCGGAACCTTTCCGCTGGAGCGGATCGCCGAGGCCCAGACTGCCTTCCTCTCCAAGCATCACGTGGGCAAGCTGGTGCTGACGGTGGCCGGCCAGGACTGA
- a CDS encoding Rossmann-like domain-containing protein, whose product MSINADFLALSERLDAALPRADVAGLYLPDPVPDETFRDEFGFVLLADGSVGPFYVSMGGLLAELWRRHPDPAAARAPRSALLAGFDGTDLATRALAVGAFNALSQSLMRRAGYRPPGRGAGGEGDALAPGDTVGMVGYFCPVVDRLVAAGMTVLVLEHAPQRVPGRAAVRVTTEPRDLAACRQVICTASVLINDTLDELLAAAAGAAAFQLIGPTGSGLPDALFARGVAAVGGIDFGDADDLLACLARREPWGKAGRKYEITPAAYPGVEALLARLN is encoded by the coding sequence ATGAGCATCAACGCCGACTTTCTCGCCCTGTCCGAACGGCTGGACGCCGCCCTGCCCCGGGCCGACGTGGCCGGGCTCTACCTGCCGGACCCGGTGCCGGACGAAACCTTCCGGGACGAGTTCGGGTTCGTCCTGCTGGCCGACGGCAGCGTCGGCCCCTTCTACGTCAGCATGGGCGGACTGCTGGCGGAGCTGTGGCGCCGCCACCCCGACCCGGCCGCGGCGCGGGCGCCGCGGAGCGCGCTCCTGGCGGGGTTCGACGGGACCGACCTGGCCACCCGGGCGCTGGCCGTGGGCGCCTTCAACGCCCTCAGCCAGTCGCTGATGCGCCGGGCCGGCTACCGGCCGCCGGGGCGCGGCGCCGGGGGGGAGGGCGATGCCCTCGCGCCCGGGGATACAGTGGGCATGGTGGGCTACTTCTGCCCGGTGGTGGACCGGCTGGTGGCGGCCGGCATGACGGTGCTGGTGCTGGAGCATGCCCCCCAGCGGGTGCCCGGGCGCGCGGCGGTGCGGGTCACCACCGAGCCGCGGGACCTGGCCGCCTGCCGCCAGGTCATCTGCACCGCCTCGGTGCTCATCAACGACACCCTCGACGAGCTGCTGGCGGCGGCCGCCGGCGCGGCTGCGTTCCAGCTCATCGGCCCCACCGGCAGCGGCCTGCCCGACGCCCTGTTCGCCCGGGGCGTGGCGGCGGTGGGAGGGATCGACTTCGGCGACGCCGATGACCTGCTGGCCTGCCTGGCGCGGCGGGAGCCGTGGGGGAAGGCGGGCCGGAAGTACGAGATCACCCCGGCGGCGTACCCCGGGGTGGAGGCGCTGCTGGCGCGGCTGAACTAG